A region of Malaciobacter marinus DNA encodes the following proteins:
- a CDS encoding di-trans,poly-cis-decaprenylcistransferase has product MNTSNKKELPKHIAIIMDGNGRWASERGLKRTAGHEEGAKVVRKITNHCNNIGIKYLTLYAFSTENWSRPKLEIEFLMKLLEKYLKNELHIYLDNNVRFKAIGDISRFSKSLQEIIKKTENATKNASGLTQILALNYGSQDEILRAIKRLNEQNLEVTKQNFENCLDTSGIVDVDVLIRTSGEIRLSNYLLWQNAYAEMFFVNTFWPEFTTNELDDIISDYQNRERRFGGI; this is encoded by the coding sequence ATGAATACAAGTAATAAAAAAGAGTTACCAAAGCATATTGCTATAATAATGGATGGCAATGGAAGATGGGCTAGTGAAAGAGGTTTAAAAAGAACTGCTGGACACGAAGAAGGTGCTAAAGTTGTAAGAAAAATTACAAATCATTGTAACAATATAGGTATAAAATATCTTACTTTATATGCTTTTTCAACTGAAAATTGGAGTAGACCAAAACTTGAAATCGAGTTTTTAATGAAGCTTTTGGAAAAGTATTTAAAAAATGAACTTCATATATATTTAGATAATAATGTAAGATTTAAAGCAATTGGTGATATCTCAAGATTTTCAAAATCACTACAAGAGATTATAAAAAAAACTGAGAATGCAACTAAAAATGCAAGTGGATTAACTCAAATTTTAGCATTAAATTATGGTTCTCAAGATGAAATTTTAAGAGCTATAAAAAGATTAAATGAGCAAAACTTAGAAGTAACAAAACAAAACTTTGAAAACTGTTTAGATACTTCTGGAATAGTTGATGTTGATGTTCTTATAAGAACAAGTGGAGAGATAAGATTATCAAACTATTTACTTTGGCAAAATGCATATGCAGAGATGTTTTTTGTAAATACATTTTGGCCAGAATTTACAACAAATGAGCTTGATGATATTATAAGTGATTATCAAAATAGAGAGAGAAGATTTGGAGGTATTTAG
- a CDS encoding PAS domain-containing sensor histidine kinase, protein MFLKKKRFNTLSDIKKHIILTPLAFVLIIATLSIVVVTLVLDYKKSNQIELLIQKDKYKKRNILKSYISDVKYNSSASFDDIEDKLNRSVFEINGHIKALQSNNHEVKFDDIKNALNSLEIQREIDFVVFNSNSFEILKGADLISYLQTLTNSKMKTDYFKKQMLRNIIYMGDENLIYWLDNQKRDIRLSYFQKIESKNWIIGAFSKIDDMQALTRKTIENSIVSKSKAYENTYLWFYDYENGYTYNYYNKAHKIDEENLLEEDRVNFTKYIKKDFEQLEDEIYNFRKYQFLVTVKSFEIYKQIKQINKQYHTKLAVSITVIILIALFMVFLSVAFAKFVNTLFNRYNKRLETKNSLYKKWKERYELAIIASNDGLWDINLDTKEIFFSNRWLEMFGYKRGRVENFDEWLELIHVDDRPKVNYRFNEHLIGRTEHFLCEYRLRTFDNNYKWVFVRGKAFNTSTKKSNRMLMMSMDIDQSKKLTNELQNVELLVEMGKIVIFKWNNDDNLSVDYVSKSINSYGYETQEFNYSINYIDVIHEDDIKPLKQRIKKAIEKDDYFFTIIYRVKDKKGNTKWVFNRTILLKDHFGKVTHLYGYINDITKMKMTEEELKQKIEDEVEKNVEKDRLLAHQSKLASMGEVLGSIAHQWRQPLNNINLLVHFIRDNYGNFTKDELNDSIKSAKVQIDYMSQTIDDFRNFYKPTKDKEIFDIKKSIEACIKIVKGQLEKANATIELIGDDVKIHGYQSEFQQVVVNILNNASEAAIIKLEQEKFNPIIQVRVTKIENNVKVTLKNNCGEVEQEILERMFEPYFTTKFEDQGTGIGLYMAKTIIEKNMNGKIEVTNIDKGVKFRIILPI, encoded by the coding sequence ATGTTTTTAAAAAAGAAAAGATTTAATACTTTAAGCGATATAAAAAAGCATATTATATTAACACCTTTAGCTTTCGTTTTAATAATCGCAACCTTATCAATAGTGGTAGTCACACTTGTATTAGATTATAAAAAAAGTAATCAAATTGAATTATTAATACAAAAAGACAAATATAAAAAAAGAAATATTTTAAAATCATATATTAGCGATGTGAAGTATAACTCAAGTGCAAGTTTTGATGATATTGAAGATAAGTTAAATAGAAGTGTTTTTGAAATAAATGGACATATAAAAGCTTTACAATCAAATAACCATGAAGTAAAATTTGATGATATTAAAAATGCATTAAATAGTTTAGAAATACAAAGGGAAATTGATTTTGTTGTATTTAATTCAAATAGTTTTGAGATATTAAAGGGTGCAGATTTAATTTCATATTTGCAAACTTTAACAAATTCAAAAATGAAAACAGACTATTTTAAAAAACAGATGTTAAGAAATATTATTTATATGGGAGATGAAAACCTAATTTATTGGTTAGATAATCAAAAACGAGATATAAGACTTAGTTATTTTCAAAAAATTGAATCTAAAAACTGGATAATTGGGGCATTTTCAAAGATTGATGATATGCAAGCATTAACTAGAAAAACAATTGAAAACTCTATTGTCTCTAAAAGTAAAGCATATGAAAATACTTATTTATGGTTTTATGATTATGAAAATGGATATACTTATAATTATTATAATAAAGCTCATAAAATTGATGAAGAAAATCTTTTAGAAGAAGATAGAGTTAATTTTACAAAGTATATTAAAAAAGATTTTGAGCAATTAGAAGATGAAATTTATAATTTTAGAAAATATCAGTTTTTAGTAACAGTGAAAAGTTTTGAAATATATAAACAAATAAAACAGATAAATAAGCAATATCATACAAAACTTGCAGTTTCTATTACAGTTATAATTCTAATTGCATTATTTATGGTCTTTTTATCTGTTGCTTTTGCAAAGTTTGTAAATACACTATTTAATAGATATAACAAAAGATTAGAAACTAAAAACTCTTTGTATAAAAAATGGAAAGAAAGATATGAATTAGCAATTATTGCATCAAATGATGGTTTATGGGATATAAACCTTGATACAAAAGAGATATTCTTTTCAAATAGATGGCTTGAAATGTTTGGTTATAAAAGAGGAAGAGTTGAAAACTTTGATGAGTGGTTAGAGTTGATTCATGTTGATGATAGACCAAAAGTAAACTATCGTTTTAATGAACATCTAATAGGTAGAACAGAACATTTTTTATGTGAATATAGACTAAGGACTTTTGATAATAATTATAAGTGGGTTTTTGTAAGAGGAAAAGCTTTTAATACAAGTACAAAAAAATCAAATCGAATGCTTATGATGTCTATGGATATAGATCAAAGCAAGAAATTAACTAATGAATTACAAAATGTTGAACTACTTGTTGAGATGGGAAAAATAGTTATTTTTAAATGGAATAATGATGACAATTTAAGTGTTGATTATGTTTCTAAAAGTATTAACTCTTATGGCTATGAAACACAAGAGTTTAATTATAGTATTAATTATATCGATGTAATTCATGAAGATGATATAAAACCTTTAAAACAAAGAATAAAAAAAGCAATTGAAAAAGATGATTACTTTTTTACAATTATTTATAGAGTAAAAGATAAAAAAGGTAATACAAAATGGGTATTTAATAGAACAATTTTATTAAAAGATCATTTTGGAAAAGTAACTCATCTTTATGGATATATTAATGATATTACAAAAATGAAGATGACAGAAGAAGAGCTTAAACAAAAAATTGAAGATGAGGTTGAAAAGAATGTTGAAAAAGATAGACTTTTAGCACATCAAAGTAAACTAGCTTCTATGGGTGAAGTTCTTGGAAGTATTGCACATCAATGGAGGCAACCTTTAAATAATATCAATCTTTTAGTTCATTTTATTAGAGATAATTATGGAAACTTTACTAAAGATGAATTAAATGATTCAATTAAAAGTGCAAAGGTTCAAATTGATTATATGTCACAAACAATTGACGATTTTAGAAATTTTTATAAACCCACAAAAGATAAAGAAATTTTTGATATTAAAAAATCAATAGAAGCTTGTATCAAAATAGTTAAAGGGCAACTTGAAAAAGCAAATGCAACTATTGAATTAATTGGTGATGATGTAAAAATACATGGTTATCAAAGTGAATTTCAACAAGTTGTAGTAAATATATTAAATAATGCAAGTGAAGCAGCAATTATAAAACTTGAACAAGAGAAATTTAATCCAATAATACAAGTAAGAGTAACAAAAATAGAGAATAATGTAAAAGTCACTTTAAAAAATAATTGTGGAGAAGTTGAACAAGAGATATTAGAAAGAATGTTTGAGCCATATTTTACAACAAAGTTTGAAGACCAAGGAACAGGTATTGGACTTTATATGGCAAAAACAATTATAGAAAAGAATATGAATGGGAAAATTGAGGTGACAAATATAGATAAAGGGGTAAAATTTAGAATAATTTTACCAATTTAA
- a CDS encoding prepilin peptidase: MEVFSFVFGVLFGSFLNVLIYRLPKQISILKPSFCPNCGSKIKYFENIPLISYIFLKAKCGSCKDKIPFRYFLVELITGFLTLFLFLQVSLSFEFFYLIILFYTLIVLSFIDIKYKAVPDYLILIALIIAFFATKDEFLVSLENACIFAGFFVLLEFIITFYIQNIKSKLIKDDTLRNTKALGEGDIPIIAIIGAVLGIKAGVIAIFLAGIFAIIPSILNTLLKKDSQIPFIPFLVMGFLFEFFINISSKVFT; encoded by the coding sequence TTGGAGGTATTTAGTTTTGTTTTTGGAGTGCTATTTGGTTCATTTTTAAATGTACTAATTTATAGACTGCCTAAACAAATATCCATTTTAAAGCCATCTTTTTGTCCAAATTGCGGAAGCAAAATAAAATATTTTGAAAATATTCCTTTAATTTCATATATATTTTTAAAAGCTAAATGTGGTTCTTGTAAAGATAAAATTCCTTTTAGGTATTTTCTTGTTGAGTTAATAACGGGTTTTTTGACTCTTTTTTTATTTTTACAAGTATCATTAAGTTTTGAATTTTTTTATTTGATAATACTTTTTTATACACTAATAGTATTATCTTTTATTGATATAAAATATAAAGCTGTACCTGATTATTTAATTTTAATTGCATTAATTATTGCCTTTTTTGCAACAAAAGATGAATTTTTGGTAAGTTTAGAAAATGCTTGTATTTTTGCAGGTTTTTTTGTTTTATTAGAGTTTATTATTACATTTTATATTCAAAATATAAAATCTAAACTAATAAAAGATGATACTTTACGTAATACAAAAGCTTTAGGGGAGGGCGATATTCCAATAATTGCAATAATTGGAGCAGTTTTAGGAATAAAAGCAGGAGTTATAGCTATATTTTTAGCAGGAATTTTTGCTATAATACCATCTATTTTGAATACTCTTTTAAAAAAAGATAGTCAAATTCCCTTTATTCCATTTTTAGTAATGGGATTTTTATTTGAATTTTTTATAAATATATCATCAAAGGTTTTTACTTGA
- a CDS encoding LptF/LptG family permease — translation MKIKSYLYSQLSISFLPIFLGLYFITSIIFLVKIASLTSVITIDAFELFKLYGYSVPKIIFFTVPISFFISLVITLAKLSSEYELIVITSFGFNPMKILKIFFPSTFLLSIALLIISVGLIPKTDYLMSTFLDKKKKEANFNIKASEFGQKFGDWLIYIDKKDGKNYENVRLFKTQEGLDQFILANKAVLNNKDGELNFTLIDGKAFYIGDEELNQIDYRTMDINDSIVNKKDFIFTDSYNYWKYSLQNNSDIDDFTFFILTSLFPLISLFLVITFGYYNPRYEKNRAIGLSLIAVVIYYVITKYLTKNIELHSLYVAPSIWIMGTYYLYIKTTKKLY, via the coding sequence TTGAAAATAAAAAGTTATCTTTATTCACAACTTTCAATCTCATTTCTTCCTATTTTTTTAGGATTATATTTTATTACTTCTATTATATTTTTAGTAAAGATTGCTTCCTTGACATCAGTTATCACAATTGATGCATTTGAGTTATTTAAATTGTATGGATATTCAGTTCCAAAAATAATATTTTTTACTGTTCCTATTTCATTTTTTATTTCACTTGTTATAACATTAGCAAAGCTATCAAGTGAATATGAGCTTATAGTAATTACTTCTTTTGGATTTAATCCTATGAAGATTTTAAAAATATTTTTTCCAAGTACTTTTTTATTATCTATTGCTTTATTAATAATCTCTGTTGGTTTAATTCCGAAAACTGATTATTTGATGAGTACCTTTTTAGATAAAAAGAAAAAAGAAGCAAATTTCAATATTAAAGCATCTGAGTTTGGTCAAAAGTTTGGTGATTGGTTAATATATATTGATAAAAAAGATGGAAAAAATTATGAAAATGTTAGATTATTTAAAACACAAGAGGGCTTAGATCAGTTTATTTTAGCAAATAAAGCAGTTTTAAATAATAAAGATGGAGAATTGAATTTTACATTAATTGATGGGAAAGCATTTTATATAGGAGATGAAGAGTTAAATCAGATTGATTATAGAACTATGGATATAAATGATTCTATTGTAAATAAAAAAGATTTTATTTTTACAGACTCGTATAATTATTGGAAATACTCTTTACAAAATAATTCAGACATAGATGATTTTACTTTTTTTATTTTAACGTCACTTTTTCCTTTAATTTCTCTTTTCTTAGTTATTACTTTTGGGTACTATAATCCAAGATATGAAAAAAATAGAGCTATTGGTTTATCTTTGATTGCAGTTGTTATTTATTATGTAATTACAAAATATCTTACAAAAAATATTGAATTGCACTCTTTATATGTAGCTCCAAGTATTTGGATTATGGGAACTTATTATTTATATATAAAAACAACAAAAAAACTCTATTAA
- the truA gene encoding tRNA pseudouridine(38-40) synthase TruA, with translation MNTKFTISYDGTLYQGSQIQPNGKSVENKLQEAFLSLNIKTKIILSGRTDKNVHATGQVFNCILPSYWEDLKRLKDILNRHLPLSIRVNKISFVSDEFHSRFHAKKRVYRYLITPKPLTAFNSKYILHVPNIDEQKIKEAIKLYIGVHDFEYFHKKGSDKEKFIKEIFDTCFYKYKDIYVFKFIANSYLRSQIRLMVGFLIKINEGKLTKEDLLLQLNKQKHIYKTPASPYGLYLAKVFY, from the coding sequence ATGAATACTAAATTTACTATTTCATATGATGGCACACTATATCAAGGTTCTCAAATTCAGCCAAATGGTAAGAGTGTTGAGAACAAATTACAAGAGGCTTTTTTATCTTTAAATATAAAAACAAAAATAATTTTAAGTGGACGAACAGATAAGAATGTACATGCTACGGGACAAGTTTTTAATTGTATTTTACCTTCTTATTGGGAAGATTTAAAGAGATTAAAAGATATTTTAAATAGGCACTTACCATTATCAATTCGAGTTAACAAAATTAGTTTTGTAAGTGATGAATTTCATTCAAGATTCCATGCAAAAAAAAGAGTTTATCGATATCTTATTACACCAAAACCACTTACAGCTTTTAATTCAAAATATATATTACATGTCCCAAATATAGATGAACAAAAGATTAAAGAAGCAATTAAACTATATATTGGAGTTCATGATTTTGAGTACTTTCATAAAAAAGGTAGTGATAAAGAAAAATTTATAAAAGAGATTTTTGATACTTGTTTTTATAAATATAAAGATATATATGTATTTAAATTTATAGCAAATTCATATTTGCGTTCACAAATTAGACTTATGGTGGGATTTTTAATTAAAATTAATGAGGGTAAGTTAACAAAAGAAGATTTACTTTTACAACTAAATAAACAAAAGCATATCTATAAAACTCCAGCTAGTCCTTATGGACTCTATTTAGCAAAGGTATTTTATTGA
- a CDS encoding response regulator transcription factor, translating to MEAFNTRVLLVEDEELARKTLSFYLNTIFDEVVVACDGEDGSQKFQENYALNKSFDLVLTDIKMPNKNGIEMIDDILKLVNDQRFIIVSAHKNEDDLLKLINLRVLGYFVKPLNIDNMMEMLQKAKDEVLADRKIEVNEELITINKTYTYNKSTNKLYNQETIVKLSKKEAEILSVLINNFGEVVSVETFKKHVWNDINTNDSAFRTVMKRLKDKVKNDDFIISHKGYGYIIEKPFIK from the coding sequence ATGGAAGCTTTTAATACAAGAGTTTTATTAGTAGAAGATGAAGAGTTAGCTAGAAAGACTTTGTCTTTTTATTTAAATACGATATTTGATGAGGTAGTTGTTGCTTGTGATGGGGAAGATGGTAGTCAAAAGTTTCAAGAAAACTATGCATTAAATAAATCTTTTGATTTAGTACTAACAGATATAAAAATGCCAAATAAAAATGGTATTGAAATGATTGATGATATATTGAAATTAGTTAATGATCAAAGGTTTATTATAGTAAGTGCCCATAAGAATGAAGATGATTTATTAAAACTTATTAACTTAAGAGTTTTAGGATATTTTGTAAAACCATTAAATATTGATAATATGATGGAAATGCTTCAAAAAGCAAAAGATGAAGTACTTGCAGATAGAAAAATAGAAGTAAATGAAGAACTTATAACAATTAATAAAACTTATACTTATAATAAATCAACAAATAAACTATATAACCAAGAAACAATAGTTAAGCTATCAAAAAAAGAAGCAGAAATTTTAAGTGTGCTTATTAATAATTTTGGCGAAGTTGTATCTGTTGAAACATTTAAAAAGCATGTTTGGAATGATATTAATACAAATGATTCAGCTTTTAGAACAGTAATGAAAAGATTGAAAGATAAAGTTAAAAATGATGATTTTATTATATCTCATAAAGGTTATGGATACATAATTGAAAAGCCTTTTATAAAATAG